DNA sequence from the Dunckerocampus dactyliophorus isolate RoL2022-P2 chromosome 4, RoL_Ddac_1.1, whole genome shotgun sequence genome:
GATGAAGGCTAGAATTAGGGATAAGCCCTTTTATGCCCCTTTCATCAGTAGAAACAGCACATAGATGGCCAAGCTAATTTccaaaataacataaaagttAGTAAATCAAAATTGTATATACAGATAGCACTGATATCACTGACTGCACAGATACAGACGATATGAGACAATGGCCCATGAGATATCCAGCACTATCTACCTACTCCTTTACAGCTTGTAAGTAAATTGGACATGTCATTTTTCCAGTGAAACCTTTCTTTGGAGCTCAACAAATATCTCCAAAAGCAAAAGCAGCACTATTGTCTCGAAAAGGAATGGGAGGAAATCTGTAGCGGGATAGGATGGGATGAGGAATCAGAGAGGTGACGAGAAGGGAGCTGTTTTGAACCAGTTCTGATGTCAGAGCCCAAGCAGGCAGGAGGAGGGGAGAAGAGACCGCGAAAGGGGCATGTGACACTCTCCGGGGGGATTAGGTCACTCTCACTGTCCTAGAACCCTTTTAAGGAAACAGAAGCAACAGAAAAACATTCAGACAGCCATGGAAGATGTACCCCTGCCTTGTTGTAAACAACACAATTAATAAGATCTATTACAAACTCACAAATCAAGACGCTCACTCAGCCTTCAACCTATTCCGGGCGCAGTCAAAATATGTCCTCAACTGGCATTCGAATGAGATTTTAAAGAAGGGACTCACTCAACAAATAACAGCAAATGTTTCAAAGAAACTATTTGCTTGGATTGGTGAAATGGCCAGTTCTATGAATTCAACCTATTCAAGGCATTCCACGTTGTCCTTTTGAACTTGGCTTTTCTGTTATTGTtaatctgtttttctttttttttttttttttaaagaactgAGAATCTTGACGATATTTTTATTAGATACTACAACATTCAAACAAAGGAAAAGCATCTGAAGCTCTTCAAAAATCAGTTGATCACCAGTCCTGCGTTTTAAGTGGGACAATGATTAAGTCTTCTGATTAGACAGCCGTGGAAACCTCTGCTGTCATCTCACACACAATGGCAACGAATGttacttttctgacaaatacacaatTTAGTAGCATATATATTTAACGCAAACTCATGAGCCAATTCTACATTACAATGCATTGTGTTACTCCACTACTACAACAGAATGAAAAGAGTTGAGAGCATTACCTTGACAAAGTTGTTCAGGTGGCCAAGTTTACGCATGTTACTGACTCCATGTGGTTTGGCCACATTCTGAAGGATTTCTCTCAAGTTCTCTGACGGTTCTGCaggtcaaagaaaaaaaatacaatgtaaCTAATACCAGTATTGGGCCACTGTAATGTCATAATATCAGTCAGTGAACTGTAATTGAAATGTTGCAGGAAGGTAAAACCTTGTATTGCATGTACAGTGTACACAAAGTCTAGACACTAAAAGACAAGCCTGAGAAGGGAAAGGCTTTTTGTTTTCAGGTCATTTGTCTACTTTATGCTTACTGTAATGTCAATTAAATGCCAAGACAGCTTTACCTCAAATCGGAGCTAAGAAGTGAGGCCCATCCCCCTTCCTACACCACTTACAGTATAGGGTCTTTTCCAGATAATTTAGGGTACACCATGGATTACTAGCAATCTGCTATTTGAGCAAAAATTAGAAATATAAATATTGCAAGATGTTACCAGTATGTAGATCTAAAATGGTAAGTTATTTAACAATAAGAAACGGCTGCATGACTTTGCTGAATGAGTGAGCATATAAGGCTCATGAGCTAACTATCACAAAACCAAAATGAAATCCTTAAATTTTGTCAGAGAAATCCTATTGTGCTCAAAACAACAACTAGATGGATGTTAAGAGGGATACAGTACAGGTAGGTCTCTGTTTATGACATTCCATGCTACAACGTTTCGTGGTTACAAATGCcctcccataaattaataaaaaataatttaaattaattaaattaattatcttggtccataaacacgagactcgctcaagaactagttacagcacgCCGGTACAAGGGCATTATGCCAAGCAGCAGTGTGCCAAAAAAGGAacgccatcaccatggaagtgaaaatgaacatcataaaaagctcagagagaggagaaacgCCCGCCAATATTGATCGCTCTTTAAAACCGTTCAACTGTCACGACCAAAGTGAAAGATAAAGACTAttaaatgctaatgaatgctagaagggtcatggattctgtgcacaAGGAGATCTCTTagaggaagaggaggttatccttccagaccaGCCTTAGAAAATATTTTAAGACGGTAGAAAGACCTGTACTTACTGTATTGTATGGCCTTCATGCGGTGTGTGAACATTGATTTACACCACAGatttacaccaaaactcgacttacaaCACGGTCTACAAAAGGAACTCATACGAGGACGAGGTAAAACAACATAACGTTTTGGGCTCTGATGATAAATTAAAAGGACAATAGCAATATTTCAACAGAAGAAAATATGTGCAAGTATGTATGAATCACCTCATATTTAAGGGGACCATAATAGAGGTTCAGAGTCTTGTGGTTTAGGTAGACTTCAGACTTGAATCTAATTGCTAGTGCCACAAAAAACCTTACATTGCTATGCAACACCGTTCAATTATGATCCATCcatgaaatgttgtaatattgtaagTGTCAACAAAAGATATGATGGAAATTAATTATCAGAAACAGATGTGAGAaatgggtaggattaaataagatctgttTCTTCTTACTCtttttcagacatgctgaattgtgcaaatataaccttgtgatgttccttaatgccCGAAACAAAGACACTATACCGAACCATTTATAACATATTGGATAATTTGCAGCAAATCTCAACAATCTTAACAGGTAGAATGTATTTTCAAAGCTTTTCAACAATTATTAGCCGTTGAGTTTGAAGATAGCGTAGAACTGTAAAGCGTGTCAAGCTgcccaaatacatttttggttGATTTTCCCATCCAGTATACATTAGCTGGCCATCTCCAATCACAACAGACAGTCGTGCTAACAACAAAGTGTTAGAAATTGATTTGTACTGTGTGCATTCAGTATAAATTGAAGTTGCAAGCATaacaatatacatatttatggAGTAAAACTAaagattatactgtatgtagaatgTAAACAACCAGAGAGGGTGTGTAAAGAAGACCCTGTGCATTTCTACAATACGCCGTAGCACCAGATCTCCTCTGTACACCATGTGCTGTTAGAATGCTGCTCAACTGTCAATATTAAAAGCGAATTTCACAAGGTAGACCAGCAACAATTACGGCTGTTTGAATTACTAACAGCCTATCCTGCAGACTCTCAATCAAAACAATGTCGTCATGGGTGGTTAGCTGTGGCAGCTAGCTAACGCTAACTCAGCTAGTTAGTTAGCTTACGAACGCCTGTTATTCTGATGTGTCTTGTAATGTTGTTACTCTAAACAGAACGACAAACAAACTAAATGCCATAAAGGAGAAAATGACAAGTGCCCTATATTGTCTTCGGCTTTGCATGGCTTGTATTTGGAACAAAAACATGTCCCCATCCATACTGAACAATAATCGCTTTCAGTGTGATGTGAACAAGACTTACCTCTGGTCAGATCCAGCGGTACGTTCTCTTCCCCGCTGTCATTCCGACCTGTCAAAAACACACACCGCGAGCATTGAGAGTGAAGACGCCGAGGTCATCAGTTGCCTGAGAATATCTATATTTGCAATATCCCAATAACAAAGAAAGCACCGAGTCGGCTTTTTCATGCTTACCTCGCATCCGAAGACTCCGGATAGGACGGCCGCGGAAGCTGGCCGCCATGTTTCCAGGAACATCCACAACACCGGAAACTTCGTGGCTTCTCGCGAGAAAACAAACAACGGGGTTGCCACAACATAACGTCTCACAGATTTGGGATCAGATGAATCCGGCTTAATCCCCATTGAAACGTTGTCAAGGCTCCAACTGTGAATCCGACCTAGTGACAGTTTGGGTTTGTGAAGAAAGAACGTGACCAGTTCAAATGCAACTTGAAATGTAGCTTACACTCCACCTCAGTGTCACATAAAGTCGATATATCGTTTCCCACTTAATATAATTTATTTGACTTGCTCAGATACTGAATAAAATTCTCAATAAATGAAAGTATTTGTTAATTGTTGACAGGTGTTTATTAATTCGTCTAACACTTTATGAATCATAGGAATATCAACCACAGGACCATTATACACAatacaataatttaaaataagtTTATACAGCAATCAAGccaataatatatacaataaaaaaataaaaacatgaacatacaACAGTTACAATTGTTtggtcattttacatttttcactgatGTGTAGCAGTAGTGTGGGGCAAGGCactcagataaataaataaaatcaacccAATGCATAATTTTGCATATTTCTAGGAACAGAAAACCAAAACTACAACATACTATAAGTTTGCTAAGTGTGTAAACATTCATCAGCTGTTGGTTATAAAAGGGTCATTTGAAGGGGAAAAACAATCTACAACGGGGACAACGCAGGCCAACATAAATTAAAtacttatttcttttatttgatttattttagtcacttgaacaaaaacaaaatatgtctTTGAAGTCCCATAACTCAAACATCATGCTTCTTCAAGTCTGTTTGGCTGTAGTTATAAAAGCATCGATGTCCTGGATGGCAGCGGAGGTCCTCTGAAGAGCTTCTGCAACGCTGCCCTCACTCACAGGTTCAGAAGGGATTCCAGACAAGCCGTTTTGTGCACATCCTTTTGCCTTTCTTCCTTGCAAGTTGCTGTTTTCCAGCAGAACTGAGCACATCAAGTTAAAGTACATATTTTCACATTATGAAGTTGGAATTACAcagataaaaaaatacagtagaaccttggttagcgtcatgaatttGTGCCatgtctgactctaaccgaaacaatttcccataagaaatcacgtaaatccaattaatccattccagaaagccaaaaatgttaacacacacatttttatagttttaattttacatgtataaaactATTCTACTATTATACCAAATTGTTAtagttttaattttaaatgcTTAAAACTAttataaatgcataaaaatgatgaatgaaaggaataaatgaacatttaaggttacttttaccttcattgaagacgtgattcttgacgtgactgccTCCAATAACACGATGCAGCACGATCAACCTTcctcctgttttgccatgagttatttcttgaatttagtaGTGTTTCTCAACCCAGTAactcaaaatggagccaaagaaagttgcaagtgccagcgttTTGACATACAAGGCGAgacacactattgaattcaagaaataactcatggaaaaacaggaaggtggtggtggttgatcttgctgccacatcgtgacTTTGAGAACAGTGAATGAAGTcagtcagtgaaggtaaaagtaacattagaTGTTAATTGATCccttccatttgtcatttatatgcattcagaattgttttatgcatgtaaaactataattataaaactatgaGGTTGCGTTTTGGGCgccaaccactgatgacatcatggatGGGTGCTGTAACGTCGCTGACCTTCGGTTTCGGTTGGCATCTTGGTAGCTCGCTAACagaatgctaacaaggaaagatgtttttttaatttaaaaaataataataattaattaattaacaacacaacaagacgaGCACCATAATGTATGCTAAATAGAGAAttcacgcaaaccgaggcaaaactgtGGCATGTGGCACTGTGGCAAAACATggggcggatgctaaccaaggtttcactgtagggattgtttggatttttgacatgaagtggcacgacattcccatcagcagtgttgtgcatcaacagtgagtTTTCCCCCCCAACTCGTCTCGTGAGCAGAGTTATGGTCGGTTTTCGTTttggaggaaagtagttcctgctagttgctggggtctcttaagttaagcgttttgcttctcaaaacaatatgtgttcagaagagtaatacatttgcatcacaaaaccactgcccacaaaaaagtcaattgcTCGGCTTTATTTTCTCTCTGTTCGTATCACTGCTCGCTGCCGCTTGTCCAttgatgtgtatgtgttccagtgtttacatgcacggaTGAAGACCGCTGCAATGCGAGAGTTAGCATCACAGCGGTCTTCATCCGCGCATGCAAACACAGTGGACAACTTAATGTCAAGAAATCCGAAATATCCCTTTAACATTGAAAATAACACAGATATGGGATGCCCGTGCCTTCTTTTACCAGTATTTAATTGCTGAAAGATACAGTTGAATGGTTTTATCTTTGCAAGCTCTGCAGCAGCAAAGTCTGACCTGAGGTGAGTGTGAAGAAGCAACAACGTTAAAGAAACAATAAGATTTAAAACATACTTTGATGTAATAATACGAGAAGATAATCAACTCACCAAGTTTCTTGTGCCTCTATGTCATTCTTATGCTGTCCAACAGGTGAAGGATTTCCTTCAAGCATTGTTAGTTTGGAGAAGACGCTCtcctattaaaaaaataacatgaattaACAAGGGTGTGCACTGTGCATTATAATGTACAAGAAGCATCAAAATCTTCACCTGCAACAAGCAGCTGGGTGTGGCAGAGAGCATCAATGATGTTTTAGCCTCATTGTAGTTTGCAAGAATCCTTGTGAAAGTAGGAGAGACGTGGAATCAATGCAGCAACATTATCAGACTAATGCATCAGCTTACCTGCTTGCGCAACTCACAACAGAGCAAATTGAATACAACTGTCCAGGTATGTCAGGTGGTAGGCTATTAAGGTGATATGTTACCTCTTTGACCTTTAATGAAGACATAAAATTAAGGTTAAACACCATGTTAAGATCccatataaataaatagtggAAATATACAATAGATCCAAAATACAATGCTGACATTTGCCTGCGTTGAATGACAATCTGGCTTGTAATGAGTAAAGTACATGCTGAGGACTCCATTAGACCGGATGACAGATCCATCACCTGGCAAGACCTCGATGATCGAGACATCTTTGCCCAGTATCCTACACAAAAGATATAAGCGCAAGTTAGGATACAGCAGTTggcatgagtgtgtgtttgaggGCCTCTCATAGGAAATTTAagttaaaatacaaacatagaGTCTCAATTTCCATAGCAATCATACATAAAATGCCAATAAAGAATGTGAATGTCATTCATATGCGTGATAAACGCATAGAAATGTCACTGGACACGAGCAATGAGTCTAATATGAAGTGGAACCTTGGATTTCATCACTAATCCGTTACAAAAGATGAGACGAAATCCTAAACATACgaaaaccgaatacatttttcccataagaaaaattgtaaatccaattcattcgtttcagacacccaaaataatTACactttgacatgcagaaaacaacgcaAAATAcctataaatgacaaatgaaatggataaatgaacatttaacatgacgTCACCTTCACTGAAAACGGGCAAACACAGAGATTAGTGGAGGGAGGAGAGGGGAAGGGACAGAAGAGCCACGCGAATCCTGTTTCACTCTAGTCTGTtccaaacttaactttaaagagtggatgTTAGAGCCATATCACTTTAAGTTTACTGTAAATCATTACACAATcgttacacacactggcccagcTCAATATTTGCTATGTGTCTCTGTTAAACATTTCCCCTGGAACCTGTGTTAGCTATGGAACCTTGATACCTTGAATCTTATTGTAACAGACATTATCGTCatacttcttcttttttttatcaaagttctggcacttgcaactttttttgcattCATTACTGTTCTAcgtcgcttgtcctcactagggtcgcagggtatgctggagcctatcccagctgactttggtcgtacaccctggactggtcgccacatatagacaaccattcataccaCTCACTTTCATAGCTATGGAATATTTAGTCGCCAaatgaaatgtgggaggaggccggagtacccagagaaaatccATGCACGCgaagaacgtgcaaactccacacagaggtgtCTAATGGAGATTTAaagccagatcttccagatctcctgactgtggcaaacatgctaaccactgggccgcacagtggctttttttgcagccattttaaatattttttaaaaagcacagattCCTCTCAAACTCACGCACGTgtgcttgaaaggaggaaggaaaGGCGACGGAAACAAAGTTGTGACGCtgtacaaaaacagagacaTATTTGTAGCAATAATTTACGTGGGAAACCGAATCCTATGAAAACCGAAGCGAACAAatactgaggttccactgtattttatatttatatacagggTGTTCATAAAGTctctttacaatttaaaaaaatacaaaaagaaaacaattatgATTTGTCCATTAATTTCCTTTTATAATATATGTGTTAAATTGCAAAGAGACTTTATGGACACCCTGTACATATACTTCTACATGTTTACAGGACTTTAGAGaaaattattgtatttgttCAACTGAAAGCATTTCGTCAAGAGGGAAGAGATtaagaaaaatgtaacaaatattaaaataactgGAGTCACATCATTTGAAAGCACctgcaaagcatttcattttttttgggcAACTTCAAATTTCTGCCCACCTGTAGGTCACGCCTTGATGCCAGATCACTTTCACCAGCTCTGTTGGAAAGGGCTGATTGGATTGTTCCTTTTCGGCCACTGGGTCTTGAAACCTCCAGCTTAAAAAAAGAGATGCACAAATCAATAAAAGAGGAAGAAGTGAAATAGAATTAATATTTCAAACTCAAGACATCTTAACAGTAAACCTGTGCCAGTGAGGGGATGGACAGGTAAGAGGTAGAGCTGGAGGGAGGAGAGACTTTCTCTCACTATCCAAGTTTGATGTGTTCAGAATTTCATCTGTCTGGTTTGAATGTCTGGTTCGCTCTGTTGCGCCATCAACAGGGTTGGAGAGACGAGCTGTCCAGTGACGGCGGGCCAAGGAGAGAGGATAATGCCAAGTGGGTTCAACTACATGGCAGGAGTGATGTTGGATGAGTGTGGTACACTGGTACTTCCCCTCTGGCTGAAAAAACAAGCCaagtaaaatactgtacagtatcaaAGCTGCACTCAAATATCTCacagagcacagacctccacctAGGGAAAAACATTTGTCCATTTTGAAATCAGTAAGTGAACAGCTATGAATCTGGGACCTTAACAGCTATAGATGGGTATGTAAATTAAgaatttattttggaaaaaatgtaataagtttacaaaataatactgtataagtGACAAGTGCGATATCCTCTTTCTGTGGTGAATTTAAAAGAAATAGCCTTATCtatcaaaaaatgtagacattgcacacaaacacaacaatgaaaATGGTTAGCATAGGTAAACACCCTACCTGAGACTCGGTCATCATCATTTGAGGAGAACATGACCTCGCCCGAACTGACTCATCCCTTCTCTTTCCTTTCCCATGATGAACATCTGGGGTGTCATCACTGGGGCTTTGCAAGCAGTCTACAGTCCTACGGGTCAAGCTGCTTGTGTGCTGCGGTCGACTATCTGGGCTGCATTCAGAATCTCTGCTCAAATGCTGTGGTTGCTGATGAAGAGGTTGGCTGAGCCTACATAAAAACTCCACAGAGAACTCTTCCCCTGACGGCGCCAGCATCAACACAGTCCGTTTGTCCTCTGACCTGATGGTGGTCTCACCACCAGGTCCCAACTCTGCCTCGCAGGACGACCACTTGGGCCACTGTACATCTACGTTAATATTAAACAAAGGCTATGCAGGTGGAGAAAGTATGTATTGGAATCAGTACACAAAAACGTGGATAGAAATTCTGACATGATCGGACACAGTAAGTCATGGTACCTGTTTTTGACCAACAGGGATGAGCTCCTCTGGCAGATATGGCCGACTGGCATACTTATTCCTGAATGCCAGTGCAGCTATTATCAGGTCCTATGGATGACAACGCTTTAGGGACTAACGCCATTTCATAAAAACAACAGGTATAATTTTAAAACAAGCTTTTACTTTGTAGGCGCTGATGGTGAACCTGGTTCTCTGTCTAGCTCTCGCGGGAGTCTGTAGAGGATGTCCAGAAGGGTCTGTGCCTTTTACAAGCATGAACTCGCAACCACACGGGGAAAATTGTAAACGTGTCCCATTTTTATAGCAAATATCCACAGACTCATCCTCATACATGACCATCCAACTGGGAACACAGCTGTCAGCTTCCATCATTACACGCGACACAAACACAGCACTTTCACTGATTTCGCCTAGGCGACACGCGCGCGCGCTCAAACTTAAAAACAGAAGCGGTCTTCCACGTCATCAGAAGGGGACGGTGGCGCTTCAAGTTTAAATtggtgatggaaatttcggctcaTTTTAGAGAGCCGGTAATTGGtccggctcactaaaaagagccgactctttcggctcccaagtggctcctcaaatttttttgttttaaatcgaTTTATTACCagattatgtgtattgtgtaaaattaattactaaagtaaaaatacattatatcaaaatcgaggaaaaggcttcttgagacgtcatctgtacttctgtgaagaaggtgtcggacgaagagcttcgtcagctgacgaagctcttcggatgaggagcgaaacgtccgacaccttcttcacagaagtacagatgacgtctcaagaagccttttcctcgatggacaactcctgtacgactgagagcctacacagacgcattatatcaaaatgtttattatttaaattaatttatttaaacctcaatgagcagctaataatgttatatatacaatgttatattataaataaaatacaaaaaacaaagacccatctcagtagacaaattaagtcaaaataggtcaaatatcttcatgcaaatttctcacaaacGAATCGGCGATAAGAGCACAGCAGCGTGTGTTTGACcctgcccctccccctgctcagtgtggaaaCAGAGAAGCAGCCACACATCTTGACTAATGACAttgcctttaacagaaaaaaaacgagGAAAAAACGAATCTGCTCCCGTCGACGCGAGGCGGCTCCTGTTGTTCATTTCAAATAGCTGgttcttagagccgattcgttcgcgaccgacacatcactagttTAGATAGCTACTTGCTCTCCCAAACATAATTGCCTTTAAAAATGACTATAAATTGTATCTGATATCCCTCAAACTGATAAAGACCATACTCTGTACTCATTTTATGTCTACCTCTTGtctattgtttttgtttcttttgttctcttcttcttctatatgctttttatttttgtaatatggtTGCTCCTATGTCCCTATATGAATATATTCAGTGATCTTTCTTGTCTTGCCATGTTGactgtgaataaagtttttgtattaaaaaaagaagcaaaaaggtTAGATAGCTAGACTGATACAATCTCgagaataataaaatatagataCAATAAAAGGTATGCGTGCAggtgaaaatgtaataaaaaaatgtaaaaacaaaacacaataaatgatttaaaaaaataataaaactgcGAGGTAGCAGTCTGTGCAAATTATAATGAATGGATAACAAtgactaaaaaataaataacgaaAAACTCAAATGgaaaaactgtaataaaaaatcaCCAAAGAGTGGCCTCTGCCCCTGTCTGATATAGCTCTTTTGATTTCAGCGTTTAAAACAGAGGGTGGCCGCTTTAAGTCCATTTTGAGAGACTTTGAAAATGATGGCGACTGAGGGCGATAACAGTAAATCAGTGTTGTCCAAAGTATGGCCAAGGCACCATTTACGGCCTGTGCTTATGTTTTATTGGCACCCtgttgaaattaaattaaaatgaaaaaaatgtaaaaaaaaaaacaaaaaaaaaaaaacagtgacaatggggaaatggcaaaaaggcacaatgtaaagaaatgttgacatttatagctaataataacaataattgttttcatatactgtataacttttttttttgcatttttgcaaaattttaaaaatatctacaaaatatcaaagtggccccaatgcatcctttgatttttcaatatgtggcccttggCAGGAAACGTTTGAACACCCCAGCAGTAAATGTTAATTAGTCCATAGAATGATATGTTGATCTACATATTCTTCatgaatcctttttttttttttttactaaactcAAAATACAAAAGTCGAAAGTACAAAGTTGGCAAACAAGTTTAGATGTATTATGTGTATGagcctatacagtatacaataaataataaatacaataataatactgtatgtatgtatgtatgtatgtatgtatgtatgtatgatatgACAACATgttaatttgcaaaaaaaacagtaatcagAGTCTACCTGACATTTTCATCAGGGTTTGAGACTTATGACAAGGGTGTGCAGTCTCCTCTATATTATTGCGTGAATGCTGACAAAAAATTGTTGAGAACAAGACATTCAAACTAATCCTCTTGTCTGAATCCTGAGAGTCAAACATTGACACTTGTTATGTTTTGAGAATGCTGAACGTTTAATACCATTgccatttttaaacatattcaaacttaaaaacaaaataatgtataCGGGACAATGTAGGACAACCGAGCTATTAAATGTTATCATGATGATGGTCCTGAATTAATTAAATAGAATATTATGATTTCAATCATATGCTTACTGCTCGTCTTTTAGAATTGCAATTACTTTTTGGTATTATttcattacagtacagtatgtatttgatTGTATTCACCCAGTAGGTGGCGATAAAGAACTATAAAGTTGTGTCCTCTTCC
Encoded proteins:
- the c4h5orf34 gene encoding uncharacterized protein C5orf34 homolog, with translation MMEADSCVPSWMVMYEDESVDICYKNGTRLQFSPCGCEFMLVKGTDPSGHPLQTPARARQRTRFTISAYKDLIIAALAFRNKYASRPYLPEELIPVGQKQPLFNINVDVQWPKWSSCEAELGPGGETTIRSEDKRTVLMLAPSGEEFSVEFLCRLSQPLHQQPQHLSRDSECSPDSRPQHTSSLTRRTVDCLQSPSDDTPDVHHGKGKRRDESVRARSCSPQMMMTESQPEGKYQCTTLIQHHSCHVVEPTWHYPLSLARRHWTARLSNPVDGATERTRHSNQTDEILNTSNLDSERKSLLPPALPLTCPSPHWHSWRFQDPVAEKEQSNQPFPTELVKVIWHQGVTYRILGKDVSIIEVLPGDGSVIRSNGVLSMYFTHYKPDCHSTQANVKEVTYHLNSLPPDIPGQLYSICSVVSCASRILANYNEAKTSLMLSATPSCLLQESVFSKLTMLEGNPSPVGQHKNDIEAQETWSDFAAAELAKIKPFNFLLENSNLQGRKAKGCAQNGLSGIPSEPVSEGSVAEALQRTSAAIQDIDAFITTAKQT